The following DNA comes from Desulfovibrio intestinalis.
ATCAGTGAAGGCACGCCCTTGGGGCGCATTATCGGGTGCGGCACTGCCACCACGGGCCGGGTCTTCGGTGTGCGGCGCGTACCTGCCGTCAAGGGGCAGAGTCTGCCTGCCTATGATCCCCGTGCTGTCAAGGGCCAGGGCGTCACTTACGCCACTTCGCCTATGGGAGCGGACCACACTGCAGGCTATGCCGTCACCGCCAATATCCTCAGCAGCGGCGGCACGGTTGACCCTCTGAAAAAGGAAGGGCAGATTGAGCTTTCGCGTAACCTCCAGGTGGCTACAGCCTCTGTGGATTCCGTAGGCTTGTGCCTGTTTACGGCCTTTGCCATTCTTGACGTGCCGGATGCGTTGCCCGCCGTTGTGGACATGCTCAATGCCAAGTTCGGCTGGCAGCTCACCGGCGACGATGTGGTGACTCTGGGCCAGCGCATTCTATCTACTGAAATAGATTTCAACCGTCGTGCGGGCATCACCCTGGCTGCGGACGTGTTGCCCGACTTCTTCACGGATGAAAAACTTCCTCCCCATAACACCACGTTCGACATCACGCATGACGAACTTAAAACCGTGTTTAACTGGGTTGAAGAAAAGAATTAGACCTGATCTTGAAAAGCCGCCGCTCCGGCAGAAGGCGGAACGGCGGCTTTGAAATTTTGTTTTGCTGTCGAAAAAGGGCGCCCGGCTGGCGCGGGATAAGCCTTGGCGCTCCAGATGGATGCTGGATGCTTGACCGCAGTTTCAGGGCATGTGCATATAGAGTCTGACCGCGCAGGTTTGACTGGCATGCGGACGAGGAGTTTATCATGCACCTGACCGTAAAACTGAGTACTACACTACGTGATCATGTACCCGGCTATATCCCGGAAAAGGGCTTGCAGGTGACCATACCTGAAGGCTGTACCGTGGGAGGGCTGGCCCGGCATCTGAACCTGCCGCAGCAAGACATCAAGATTGTTATGGTCAACGGACGCCAGCACAAGGCGGACGATCTCCTGCGCGACGGCGATCGCATAGCCTTCTTCCCGGCTGTCGGTGGAGGCTAGGCGTCCGTTGGCCATGACTACACCCCAGTTATACGCTTTTTTCAAGCCCCATCTGTGCGCTGTATATCCGGCGCATCCGGCCTCAGCCGATTCCGGCAGGCACTGTGACGGTGCGGAAATACTGTTCGTAAGGCTTGCGGGCATTCGCACCTGGGCAGATACGCAAGGGATGACCTTGCGCGAGGCCATGATTTGCCTTTTGGGGCACCATATCTGGCCTGAGCGCTTTCGCCGCAATTACGGATTGTTTTCATCGGGCGACATGGCCTGCCTGTTGCAAAGCAGGGTACTTGTGCTGGGCTGCGGCGGTTTGGGTGGATATGTGGCGGAACTGCTGGCCCGGTCGGGTGTGGGCTCTATCCGGCTTGTGGATAACGATGTGTTTGATGAAAGCAACCTCAACCGTCAGTGTTTCAGTTCAGAACGCGCTCTGGGGCTGCCGAAGGCGCGGGTCGTGTGCAATGCTCTTGAAGATATTGCTTCGCATGTGGCAGCAGAAGCTCTGGAAGTTGAGGCTGGCGAGCACAACCTTCCTGAGCTTGTGACAGGTATGGATATTGCGCTGGACTGTCTGGACAGTATCCCTTTGAAGACCGCTCTGGAGCGGGCCGCCTTGGCAAGGAACGTACCTTTCATTCATGGGGCCGTTCTTCGGGAAGAGGGCTTCAGCTATGCCAACTCCGGCCCAAGGCCCCGGCTGGAGGAACTGTACCCTCAGGGGCAAAGCTCTCAGGAGCTTGCGCAGGCGAGACGTGAAGCCATTGGCGCTCTGGCCCCGGCTTCGGTGGCCTGCCTGATGGTCAAACTGACCCTTCGCGCTCTACTGACACAAAGCAAGGACTCGTCCTTGCTGCATCTTGATTTATCCGTACCGGAGCTGGAAGACTTTTCCTGGACTGGCCTGGAGTAAAAACTTCCACTACCTTCCCGCGTATTCCCAGATAATCTGACCTGTCTTTTCCGTGCCATAGCCTCCCATACTTTCAACCGTCTTGCGGAAGGATTCACTGCGTATGACATCCAGCAGGGCCTGCATGGCTTCCATTGCTAAAAAACGTCGTGGAATGACCAGATCGTATTCCTCCATGCCAACAGGAACAAAGGGGAGCCCCAGAGCATTGGCGGCGGCCCTGACAGCGAGGCCGGCGTCTGCCCGGCCGGAAAGCACGGCAGCGGCCACGTTCATATGGGTATATTCCTCGTCACGATATCCCTTGATGCCAGTGGAGGAAATTCCCAGGCTGGCCAGACGGTAGTCAAGCAGCACGCGGGTGCCGCTGCCGCGCTGGCGATTGATAAATCGCACATCCTGCCGGGCCAAATCTTCTATGCCGTTGATGTACAGAGGGTTGCCGGGCGCTGTCAAAATGCCTTGCTCCCTGTCCACAAGGCGTAGAAGTACTGTGGGTTCTTCAAGATTTTCTTCAATGGCCTTGCGATTATACACGCCGTCTTCCGCGTCGAGCAAGTGACTGCCCGCCAGATGGCACTGCCCACGCCGCAACGCCATCAGGCCGCCCAATGATCCCACATGGGCAGAAGTCAGGCGGAATCCGGGGTAGGTCTTGCGCAACAGGCTGTCGAGCATATCCAGGGTATTGTCATGACTGCCTATGGCGAGCAGCGCCCCTGCAAGAGCCGTCTCCGGGCGCAGCAACTCAACGGTTACCGGCTCTCCGGCATCACAGCCTTCGCTGTCTCGCGGAATGCAGATAATGCCGTCTGCGCGGCTCAGGCTTGTAATGGTTCCTGCGCCGCGTGGCAGGGGCACAGCCACTATGGAGCCACCAACAAGGCCGAGTTTGACTCTCAGTCGCTCTTCCATTCCGGGGCGCGAAGGCAGCGGATTGTAGGGAACAGCAAGAACTTTCCGGCGTTCGCTGACAGAGCGTTTCTGCCACAAGGCAAGCAAATGTAAGACAAATTCTTCCATGGCGATGCCAGCCGAAACCGGATAGCCCGGTACGCCGATAACGGGCCTGCCTCGCACTACGGCCAGTACCGTGGGTTTGCCGGGCATAACCGAAATGCCGTGCACCAGTACTTCCCCCAGTGATTCCAGCACATGGGC
Coding sequences within:
- a CDS encoding molybdopterin biosynthesis protein, producing MKRNTYLTLLTPDEARILWFERLHAHSHTLAEENVALPDALHRVLSRAVEAQRSSPAFHGAAMDGIAVSAEDTFSASARNPLRLELGKKAHWINTGHPLPQGLNAVIMMENLNTETVGETQWAIIEKATFPWQHVRKLGEDMVATEIILPPGTCIGPYDLGALAAGGVLEVPVFVRPRVSIVPSGSEIVPLSEAREEDLRAGRVLPEFNSLIFSAMITEAGGDATVLPVVPDEPTAIAAAITNALDAGADMIILNAGSSAGSHDYTAHVLESLGEVLVHGISVMPGKPTVLAVVRGRPVIGVPGYPVSAGIAMEEFVLHLLALWQKRSVSERRKVLAVPYNPLPSRPGMEERLRVKLGLVGGSIVAVPLPRGAGTITSLSRADGIICIPRDSEGCDAGEPVTVELLRPETALAGALLAIGSHDNTLDMLDSLLRKTYPGFRLTSAHVGSLGGLMALRRGQCHLAGSHLLDAEDGVYNRKAIEENLEEPTVLLRLVDREQGILTAPGNPLYINGIEDLARQDVRFINRQRGSGTRVLLDYRLASLGISSTGIKGYRDEEYTHMNVAAAVLSGRADAGLAVRAAANALGLPFVPVGMEEYDLVIPRRFLAMEAMQALLDVIRSESFRKTVESMGGYGTEKTGQIIWEYAGR
- a CDS encoding HesA/MoeB/ThiF family protein encodes the protein MTTPQLYAFFKPHLCAVYPAHPASADSGRHCDGAEILFVRLAGIRTWADTQGMTLREAMICLLGHHIWPERFRRNYGLFSSGDMACLLQSRVLVLGCGGLGGYVAELLARSGVGSIRLVDNDVFDESNLNRQCFSSERALGLPKARVVCNALEDIASHVAAEALEVEAGEHNLPELVTGMDIALDCLDSIPLKTALERAALARNVPFIHGAVLREEGFSYANSGPRPRLEELYPQGQSSQELAQARREAIGALAPASVACLMVKLTLRALLTQSKDSSLLHLDLSVPELEDFSWTGLE
- a CDS encoding MoaD/ThiS family protein; its protein translation is MHLTVKLSTTLRDHVPGYIPEKGLQVTIPEGCTVGGLARHLNLPQQDIKIVMVNGRQHKADDLLRDGDRIAFFPAVGGG